One Arcobacter sp. F2176 genomic window carries:
- a CDS encoding DUF4179 domain-containing protein — translation MLDEESANSPQEIKIDIEQAWKTFESRSKLDNVSNINHKKHQKKGMFTNMSKKSKRFIYTAVAAAALFTTAMIPQVQVAATNVASYFSDAITNDKVVNEGIGDENGVIQDMMKNGKYIPIDEKITDQGIT, via the coding sequence ATGCTAGATGAAGAATCTGCAAATTCACCACAAGAAATCAAAATTGATATAGAACAAGCATGGAAAACATTTGAAAGCCGTTCCAAGTTAGACAATGTTTCTAATATAAATCACAAAAAGCACCAAAAGAAGGGAATGTTTACAAACATGAGTAAAAAATCAAAACGTTTCATTTATACAGCAGTAGCTGCAGCTGCACTTTTTACAACAGCAATGATTCCACAAGTACAAGTGGCGGCTACAAATGTTGCTTCATATTTTTCTGATGCAATTACAAATGATAAAGTTGTAAATGAAGGAATAGGAGATGAAAATGGTGTCATACAAGATATGATGAAGAATGGTAAATATATTCCTATTGATGAAAAAATTACAGATCAAGGTATTAC